A DNA window from Arachis hypogaea cultivar Tifrunner chromosome 18, arahy.Tifrunner.gnm2.J5K5, whole genome shotgun sequence contains the following coding sequences:
- the LOC112769232 gene encoding putative pentatricopeptide repeat-containing protein At3g15200 codes for MVLPQCRRRPCCRRIRVLSCSSASSFPLSPSSLASLFEARSSSPPFRQSPSVSPSKKYKNITQYTPPPNTCQIFGLRSSFRIIDLTINSIPLMPYMFWQLCRWELKILFYPATATLLRTPTTCFLHSLSDPPHWKPPSPPPPIVYLQNLLKFRRDKPAIEVERALDLCGFQLSDKLVFEVLKRHHSDWRPALVFFNWACKASPERNGYVPSSVVFNEIVDILGKMKRFEELYQVLDEMSHRQGVMNELVFSTLIRRYVGAHKVEEAVGIFYRRKEFGLEIDSKAFRTLLMWLCRYKHVEDAETLFRSKVNELPPDIKSWNVILHGWCILGNTHEAKRLWKDILASKCKPDLFTYATFIKAMTKKGKLGTALRLFHGMWDKGCKPDVVICNCIVDALCFKKRVPEALEVFKCMSERGVEPNVATYNSLIKHMCKIRRMQKVYELVSDMERREGNCLPNAVTYSYLLGSLKEPKEVPVILERMERNGCSMNDDVYNLVLRLYMEWDDQDGVRRTWEEMERNGWGLDRRSYTILIHGHLKSGRTKDALRYFREMVSKGMEPEPRTEKLLSSMNIQSKERTEKQKG; via the exons ATGGTTCTGCCGCAGTGCCGCCGTCGTCCGTGCTGTCGGCGCATCCGCGTCCTCTCTTGTAGCTCGGCGTCCTCCTTCCCCCTGTCCCCGTCCTCCCTGGCTTCTCTGTTCGAGGCTCGGAGCAGCTCGCCGCCATTTCGCCAGTCGCCGTCCGTGTCTCCGTCGAAG AAATATAAAAACATTACACAATATACACCTCCTCCAAATACCTGCCAGATATTTGGGCTTAGAAGCTCCTTTCGCATAATAGACCTCACCATCAATTCAATTCCGCTGATGCCGTACATGTTCTGGCAACTCTGCCGGTGGGAACTCAAAATCCTATTCTACCCTGCCACAGCCACTCTCCTTCGAACTCCAACCACATGCTTCCTGCATTCCCTTTCGGACCCACCCCACTGGaaaccaccatcaccaccaccgccAATCGTTTATCTTCAGAATCTCCTCAAGTTCCGGAGGGACAAGCCCGCCATCGAAGTGGAGCGAGCACTCGACCTATGTGGGTTCCAGCTTAGCGACAAACTCGTCTTCGAAGTGCTTAAACGGCATCATTCTGATTGGAGGCCCGCCCTCGTGTTCTTTAATTGGGCTTGTAAAGCGAGTCCCGAGCGAAATGGGTATGTGCCAAGTTCCGTCGTTTTCAATGAGATTGTGGATATTCTCGGGAAGATGAAGCGGTTTGAGGAGCTCTACCAGGTGCTCGATGAAATGTCCCATAGACAGGGTGTCATGAATGAGTTGGTTTTTTCCACATTGATTCGTAG GTATGTGGGTGCACATAAGGTGGAGGAAGCTGTTGGAATATTCTATAGGAGGAAAGAGTTTGGATTGGAGATTGATTCTAAAGCATTTAGGACCCTCTTGATGTGGTTGTGCAGGTACAAGCATGTAGAAGATGCAGAAACTTTGTTTCGCAGCAAGGTGAATGAGCTTCCACCTGATATAAAGTCCTGGAACGTGATCCTCCATGGTTGGTGCATCTTAGGGAACACACATGAGGCAAAGAGGTTGTGGAAAGACATATTGGCATCTAAGTGCAAGCCAGATCTTTTCACTTATGCAACATTTATCAAGGCAATGACCAAGAAGGGGAAGCTTGGCACTGCACTGAGGTTGTTCCATGGCATGTGGGATAAAGGTTGCAAGCCCGATGTTGTGATATGCAACTGTATTGTTGATGCTCTTTGTTTCAAAAAGAGGGTTCCTGAGGCATTGGAAGTTTTCAAGTGCATGAGCGAAAGGGGTGTTGAACCTAATGTGGCTACTTACAACTCCTTGATCAAACACATGTGTAAGATTCGGCGAATGCAGAAGGTATATGAGCTAGTGAGTGATATGGAAAGGAGGGAGGGGAATTGTTTGCCTAATGCTGTTACTTATAGCTACTTGCTGGGTTCCTTGAAGGAGCCGAAGGAAGTTCCTGTGATTTTGGAGAGGATGGAGAGAAATGGGTGTAGCATGAATGATGATGTTTACAACTTGGTTTTGAGGTTGTACATGGAATGGGATGACCAGGATGGGGTGAGAAGAACATGGGAAGAGATGGAAAGGAATGGATGGGGACTAGATAGGCGATCTTATACAATCCTGATTCATGGGCACCTCAAAAGTGGGAGGACGAAGGATGCCTTGCGCTATTTTAGGGAGATGGTGTCTAAGGGAATGGAGCCTGAGCCAAGAACTGAGAAACTATTGAGTTCCATGAACATTCAGTCAAAAGAAagaacagaaaaacaaaaaggatgA